From a region of the Rhinopithecus roxellana isolate Shanxi Qingling chromosome 8, ASM756505v1, whole genome shotgun sequence genome:
- the LOC115899114 gene encoding histone H2B type 2-E: MPEPAKSAPAPKKGSKKAVTKAQKKDGKKRKRSRKESYSIYVYKVLKQVHPDTGISSKAMGIMNSFVNDIFERIAGEASRLAHYNKRSTITSREIQTAVRLLLPGELAKHAVSEGTKAVTKYTSSK; the protein is encoded by the coding sequence ATGCCTGAACCGGCAAAATCCGCTCCGGCTCCTAAAAAGGGCTCCAAGAAAGCCGTCACCAAAGCCCAGAAGAAAGACGGCAAGAAGCGCAAGCGCAGCCGCAAGGAGAGCTACTCCATCTACGTGTACAAGGTGCTGAAGCAGGTCCACCCCGACACCGGCATCTCGTCCAAGGCCATGGGCATAATGAACTCCTTCGTCAACGACATTTTCGAGCGCATCGCGGGAGAGGCGTCCCGCCTGGCGCACTACAACAAGCGCTCCACCATCACGTCCCGCGAGATCCAGACGGCCGTGCGCCTGCTGCTGCCCGGCGAGCTGGCCAAGCACGCCGTGTCCGAGGGCACCAAGGCTGTCACCAAGTACACCAGCTCCAAGTGA
- the LOC104681098 gene encoding histone H2A type 2-C — protein sequence MSGRGKQGGKARAKAKSRSSRAGLQFPVGRVHRLLRKGNYAERVGAGAPVYMAAVLEYLTAEILELAGNAARDNKKTRIIPRHLQLAIRNDEELNKLLGKVTIAQGGVLPNIQAVLLPKKTESHKAKSK from the coding sequence ATGTCTGGTCGTGGCAAACAAGGAGGCAAGGCTCGCGCCAAGGCCAAGTCGCGCTCGTCCCGCGCTGGCCTCCAGTTCCCGGTAGGGCGAGTGCACCGCTTGCTACGCAAAGGCAACTACGCGGAGCGGGTGGGGGCTGGCGCGCCCGTCTACATGGCGGCGGTCCTCGAGTACCTGACCGCCGAGATCCTGGAGCTGGCGGGCAACGCGGCTCGGGACAACAAGAAGACGCGCATCATCCCTCGTCACCTCCAGCTGGCCATCCGCAACGACGAGGAACTGAACAAGCTGCTGGGCAAAGTCACCATCGCCCAGGGCGGCGTTTTGCCTAACATCCAGGCCGTTCTGTTACCAAAGAAAACCGAAAGCCACAAAGccaaaagcaaataa
- the LOC104681097 gene encoding histone H2A type 2-B, with protein sequence MSGRGKQGGKARAKAKSRSSRAGLQFPVGRVHRLLRKGNYAERVGAGAPVYLAAVLEYLTAEILELAGNAARDNKKTRIIPRHLQLAVRNDEELNKLLGGVTIAQGGVLPNIQAVLLPKKTESHKPGKNK encoded by the coding sequence ATGTCAGGACGCGGAAAGCAGGGAGGCAAGGCCCGCGCTAAGGCCAAGTCGCGCTCGTCCCGCGCTGGCCTCCAGTTCCCGGTGGGGCGAGTGCACCGCTTGCTGCGCAAGGGCAACTACGCGGAGCGGGTGGGGGCAGGCGCCCCGGTGTACCTGGCGGCGGTCCTCGAGTACCTGACCGCGGAAATTCTGGAGCTAGCGGGCAACGCGGCTCGGGACAACAAGAAGACGCGCATCATCCCTCGCCATCTGCAACTAGCCGTGAGGAATGACGAAGAGCTCAACAAGTTACTCGGGGGTGTCACCATTGCCCAGGGCGGCGTCTTGCCCAATATCCAAGCTGTCCTGTTGCCCAAGAAAACGGAGAGTCACAAGCCTGGCAAGAACAAGTAA
- the BOLA1 gene encoding bolA-like protein 1 has product MLSGRLVPGLVSMAGRVCLSRGSAASGAIGPVEAAIRTKLEQALSPEVLELRNESSGHAVPPGSETHFRVAVVSSRFEGLSPLQRHRLVHAALAEELTGPVHALAIQARTPAQWRENSQLDTSPPCLGGNKKALGTP; this is encoded by the coding sequence ATGCTGAGTGGGCGCCTGGTCCCAGGTCTGGTCTCCATGGCTGGCCGGGTCTGTTTGTCCCGGGGCAGCGCGGCATCTGGGGCCATCGGTCCAGTGGAGGCCGCCATTCGCACGAAGTTGGAGCAGGCCCTGAGCCCCGAGGTGCTGGAGCTTCGCAACGAGAGCAGTGGCCACGCGGTCCCGCCTGGCAGTGAGACGCACTTCCGCGTGGCTGTGGTGAGCTCTCGTTTCGAGGGACTGAGCCCCCTACAACGACACCGGCTGGTCCACGCAGCACTGGCCGAGGAGCTGACAGGGCCGGTCCATGCACTGGCCATCCAGGCACGGACCCCCGCCCAGTGGAGAGAGAACTCTCAGCTGGACACTAGCCCCCCATGCCTGGGTGGGAACAAGAAAGCTCTAGGAACCCCTTGA